In the Acidovorax sp. A79 genome, one interval contains:
- a CDS encoding DMT family transporter: MLKLTHSRAVVLMVAVTLMWSIAGVVTRHLEHAASFEVTFWRSFFTLLSLLVILPALQGRAVFASMRHGGHALWISGVCWSVMFTAFMVALVLMPVANVLVTMAVGPLLTALFARVFIGHHIAPRTWAAIAVAGLGIAWMYGSQMAGLPLAGTLVALCVPVAAAINWTVVQHSQRHGHAVDLVPAVLVGAVISVVATLPLALPFQASAHDLALLALLGVVQLAIPCVLAVRCGRVLKAPEMALLGLLEVIFGILLAWLGAGEKPGTAVLTGGALVIGALVFNELLGWKEQK, translated from the coding sequence ATGTTGAAACTCACACATTCCCGCGCGGTGGTGCTGATGGTGGCGGTGACCCTGATGTGGTCCATCGCTGGCGTGGTCACGCGCCACCTGGAACATGCGGCGAGCTTTGAGGTGACCTTCTGGCGCAGCTTTTTCACGCTGCTGTCCCTGCTGGTCATCCTGCCGGCGCTGCAGGGCAGGGCGGTGTTTGCCTCCATGCGCCATGGTGGCCATGCGCTGTGGATCTCTGGCGTGTGCTGGAGCGTGATGTTCACGGCGTTCATGGTGGCCCTGGTGCTCATGCCGGTGGCCAATGTGCTGGTCACGATGGCCGTGGGGCCGCTGCTCACCGCGCTGTTCGCACGGGTGTTCATCGGCCACCACATCGCCCCGCGCACATGGGCTGCGATTGCCGTGGCGGGGCTGGGCATTGCGTGGATGTATGGTTCGCAGATGGCGGGCCTGCCCTTGGCGGGTACGCTGGTGGCGCTGTGCGTGCCCGTGGCGGCAGCCATTAACTGGACGGTGGTGCAACACTCGCAGCGCCACGGCCACGCGGTGGACCTGGTGCCCGCGGTGCTTGTCGGCGCGGTGATCTCGGTGGTGGCCACGCTGCCGCTGGCGCTGCCTTTTCAGGCGTCGGCCCATGACCTGGCCCTGCTGGCGCTGCTGGGCGTGGTGCAATTGGCCATTCCTTGTGTGCTGGCCGTGCGCTGTGGGCGTGTGCTCAAGGCGCCCGAGATGGCGCTGCTCGGTTTGCTCGAAGTGATCTTTGGCATCTTGCTGGCATGGCTGGGCGCGGGCGAAAAGCCCGGCACGGCAGTGCTGACGGGGGGCGCACTGGTGATCGGTGCGCTGGTTTTCAATGAACTGTTGGGTTGGAAGGAACAAAAATGA